GGATCTCTGGAGCTCGCGGACGTCGCGGCCGAGGGCGGCCAGCAGCGGGTTCCGCAGCAGCTGGGCGGTGTCGTCGGCCTCACGCGTGACGATGTCCGCGGTGTCGGTGAGGCGGTCCCACGCGCCGGGGGAGGGATGCGGCAGCCACAGGTGCACGTCGCGGTGCTCGGCCAGCGCCGCCAGCACCTGCAGCTCGCCGAGGGGAAGGCGGTTGTGGCCGAAGAGGTTCACGCGGGAGGGCAGGCCGACGGCGTCGGGCGAGCCGGCCAGCGCGGCGATCGTGGCGGCGATGCGCTCGTCGGGGGATGGAGCGACGACCTGCGCTCGCACGCGGCGCCAGACCTCGGCCTGCCAGCGGACGTCGGCCGGCAGGGGCGCACCGGTGCCGTCCTCGTCGCGCCCGGCCGACCAGGCCTCGGTCATCGCGGGGCGCTGGCGGGCGTAGGCGTGCAGGCGCGCGGCGAGCGATCGGGCGACGCCCAGCCGGCGGTCGATGCGCAGCTCGCGCTCGAGCCCGGCCCGGCCCTGCCCGAGGTGGCGCGCGACCGCCGCGAGCCACGGCTCGTCGAGGCCGGCCTCGATCACCTCGAGCACCGGCCACACCAGCGCGTCGGGCCGCCACGGGTCCTGGTCGTCCTCGCCCACGAGCTCGGCGACGATCGAGTGCGGCCGCGCGAACCGGACGCCCGCGGTGACTCCGTCGCCGCCACCGGGCGACGCGCCCAGCCGGTGGCTCAGTCGCTGGGACAGCCACCGCTCGGTGCCGAGTGCCGCGACCACGACCAGCTCGGTGGCGAACGGATCGTCCGTCGGCTCGGCCAGCAGCGTCGCCAGGCCGTCGGCCAGCACGTCGGTGCGCTCGGCGCGATGCAGGTGGAAGGTCATGTCGGGCTCAGTCTGCCGTGTCGGTCCGACACCGGGCGGACCATGCGGGGTTTCCTGTCGCCATGCGGGGGAAGTTTCCCCCGCATCGTGAGGGATTCCCCGGTGAACAGGGGAAACTTCGACCGTTCGCACCAAAGATCGTGAAACCGCGTCATGGGGTGACGTGAGCGGCGTCTCATGGACATGAGCAGAAGGACGGTGCGCAGCGTGGACCCGCTGTCGCGCCCCAGGTTGACGGTCGTCCGCGGCGATGCCGCCGAGGTGCCGGAGCAGTCCACGGACCGGGCGGACGCCACCGACGTCCTCGCCTCGATCCTCATCGACGCGTTCGGGGACCGGGTGCTGTTCCTGTTCCACCGGCGCATCCCCGGCCAGACCGGCGACCTGCCGGTCATCGCCGTCACCTCGACCGGCGTGCACCTGATCGAGCCGCGGTGCTACCCGGGCAAGAAGGTCCGAGCGTGTCGCGACGGGAGCACGTTCGAGATCGACGGGGTGCGCCACACGCGCCTGGCCGAGCAGATGGCCGAGCACGCGGAGGCGCTCCAGGCCGCCGTCTCGACGGGTCCCCTGCCCGACGCCCCCGTGTACACGAACTACTGCTTCGTCGAGGGCGAGCTGCCGATGCGGCCGCTCGAGGTCGACGGCGTGCGGGTGCTGTCGGTCCGCTCCACGCTGCGCCGGCTCCGGTCGGGCGGCCCCCTGGACGAGCGCGAGGTCGAGGCGCTGCACCGCGACCTGGCGCGCAGGCTGGTGCGTTCCTGACGCACGAAACGACGATGGGGCGGCCTCTCGGGTCCGCCCCATCGTCGTTTCCGGGTGTTGCACCTCAGGCGATCAGTGGTCGAGCGCCTTGCCCTCCGCGCCCGCACCGGTGAGGGCACGGACCTCCATCTCGGCGGCCTTGTACTCCAGGTGCTCCTTGCTGGTGAGCGTGCCCAGGATGCCCAGCAGGAACGAGGCCGGGATCGAGACCAGGCCCGGGTTCGCCAGCGGGAACCACGACCAGTCGTTGTCGGGGAACATCGCGGTCTCCGAGCCCGACACCGCGGGGCTGAAGATGATCAGCCCTACGGTGATGATCAGGCCGCCGTAGATGCTCCACAGGCAGCCGCGGGTGTTGAACCGCTTCCAGAACAGCGAGTAGAGGATCGTCGGCAGGTTGGCCGAGGCCGCCACCGCGAACGCCAGCGCCACCAGGAAGGCGATGTTCTGGCCGTTGGCCGCGATGCCGCCGAAGATCGCCACGATGCCGATCACGATGGCCGCGATGCGGGCCACCTTCACCTCCTGGCCGTCCGGCGCGTCGCCGCGGTGGATCACGTTCGCGTAGATGTCGTGCGCGAACGAGGCCGATGCGGTGATGGTGAGGCCTGCGACGACCGCGAGGATCGTCGCGAACGCCACCGCCGACACGATGCCCAGCAGCAGGGTGCCGCCCAGCTCGTAGGCCAGCAACGGTGCCGCCGAGTTGGCCGCGCCGGGTGCCGCCGCGATCCGCTCGGGGCCGACCAGCGCCGCGGCGCCGTAGCCCAGGGTCAGGGTGAACAGGTAGAACAGGCCGATCAGCCAGATCGCCCAGACCACGGACTTGCGGGCCTCCTTGGCCGTCGGCACCGTGTAGAAGCGCATCAGGATGTGGGGCAGGCCCGCGGTGCCGAGCACCAGGGCGACGGACAGCGAGATGAAGTCGATCTTCGTCACGCCGTCGAGGCCGTACTTCTTGCCCGGCTCCAGCGAGGCGCCGGCGGCAGCGCCGTCACCGAGGAGGTCGGAGAAGTTGAAGCCGTACTGGGCCAGGACCCACACGGTCATCAGCAGTGCGGCGCCGATCAGCAGGATCGCCTTGATGATCTGGACGTAGGTGGTGCCCTTCATGCCGCCCACGAGGACGTAGACGATCATCAGCGCGCCGACTCCGGCGATGACGAGGGCCTGGCCGAAGGAGTCGTTGATGTTCAGCAGCAGCGCCACGAGGCCGCCGGCGCCGGCCATCTGGGCCAACAGGTAGAAGAAGGAGACGACCAGCGTCGAGACCGCGGCGGCGGTGCGGACGGGCCGCTCCTGCATGCGGAAGCTCAGCACGTCGGCCATCGTGAACCGGCCGGTGTTGCGCAGCAGCTCGGCCACCAGCAGCAGCGCGATCACCCAGGCGACCAGGAAGCCGATGCTGTACAGGAATCCGTCGTAGCCGGTGAGGGCGATGGCGCCGGCGATGCCCAGGAACGAGGCCGCCGAGAGATAGTCGCCCGAGATGGCGAAGCCGTTCTGACGCCCGGTGAAGGACGCGCCGGCGGTGTACATCTGCGAGGTGCTCTTGTTGGTGCGGCTGGCCCGGATGACGAACACCAGCGTCAGCACGACGAACGCCGCGAAGATGGCGATG
This genomic interval from Aeromicrobium choanae contains the following:
- a CDS encoding solute symporter family protein, encoding MITTSLTSLAQATESEQVGNTALNIAIFAAFVVLTLVFVIRASRTNKSTSQMYTAGASFTGRQNGFAISGDYLSAASFLGIAGAIALTGYDGFLYSIGFLVAWVIALLLVAELLRNTGRFTMADVLSFRMQERPVRTAAAVSTLVVSFFYLLAQMAGAGGLVALLLNINDSFGQALVIAGVGALMIVYVLVGGMKGTTYVQIIKAILLIGAALLMTVWVLAQYGFNFSDLLGDGAAAGASLEPGKKYGLDGVTKIDFISLSVALVLGTAGLPHILMRFYTVPTAKEARKSVVWAIWLIGLFYLFTLTLGYGAAALVGPERIAAAPGAANSAAPLLAYELGGTLLLGIVSAVAFATILAVVAGLTITASASFAHDIYANVIHRGDAPDGQEVKVARIAAIVIGIVAIFGGIAANGQNIAFLVALAFAVAASANLPTILYSLFWKRFNTRGCLWSIYGGLIITVGLIIFSPAVSGSETAMFPDNDWSWFPLANPGLVSIPASFLLGILGTLTSKEHLEYKAAEMEVRALTGAGAEGKALDH